A window from Argopecten irradians isolate NY chromosome 3, Ai_NY, whole genome shotgun sequence encodes these proteins:
- the LOC138319546 gene encoding S-antigen protein-like codes for MQEGDREGIQEGMQEGDREGMQEGMQEGDREGMQEGNREGMQEGDTEGMQEGDREGMQEGDTEGIHEGDREGMQEGNREGMQEGMQEGDREGMQEGDREGMQEGDTEGMQEGDREGMQEGDTEGIHEGDREGMQEGDREGMQEGDTEGIHEGDREGMQEGDTEGIHEGDREGMQEGDREGMQEGDREGIHREGDREGMQEGDTEGMQEGDTEGIQEGDREGIHEGDREGIQEGDMEGIQEGDREGMQEGDREGMQEGDREGIQEGDREDIQEGDREDIQEGDREDIQEGDREGMQEGDREGIQEGDREGIQEGDREDIQEGDREGKQEGDREGIQEGDREGKQEGDREGIQEGDREGKQEGDREDIQEGDREGKQEGDREGNQEGDREGNTGG; via the coding sequence ATGCAGGAGGGTGATAGGGAGGGTATACAGGAGGGTATGCAGGAGGGTGACAGGGAGGGTATGCAGGAGGGTATGCAGGAGGGTGACAGGGAGGGTATGCAGGAGGGTAACAGGGAGGGTATGCAGGAGGGTGACACAGAGGGTATGCAGGAGGGTGACAGGGAGGGTATGCAGGAGGGTGACACAGAGGGTATACATGAGGGTGACAGGGAGGGTATGCAGGAGGGTAACAGGGAGGGTATGCAGGAGGGTATGCAGGAGGGTGACAGGGAGGGTATGCAGGAGGGTGACAGGGAGGGTATGCAGGAGGGTGACACAGAGGGTATGCAGGAGGGTGACAGGGAGGGTATGCAGGAGGGTGACACAGAGGGTATACATGAGGGTGACAGGGAGGGTATGCAGGAGGGTGACAGGGAGGGTATGCAGGAGGGTGACACAGAGGGTATACATGAGGGTGACAGGGAGGGTATGCAGGAGGGTGACACAGAGGGTATACATGAGGGTGACAGGGAGGGTATGCAGGAGGGTGACAGGGAGGGTATGCAGGAGGGTGACAGGGAGGGTATACATAGGGAGGGTGACAGGGAGGGTATGCAGGAGGGTGACACAGAGGGTATGCAGGAGGGTGACACAGAGGGTATACAGGAGGGTGACAGGGAGGGTATACATGAGGGTGACAGGGAGGGTATACAGGAGGGTGACATGGAGGGTATACAGGAGGGTGACAGGGAGGGTATGCAGGAGGGTGACAGGGAGGGTATGCAGGAGGGTGACAGGGAGGGTATACAGGAGGGTGACAGAGAGGATATACAGGAGGGTGACAGGGAGGATATACAGGAGGGTGATAGAGAGGATATACAGGAGGGTGACAGGGAGGGTATGCAGGAGGGTGACAGGGAGGGTATACAGGAGGGTGATAGGGAGGGTATACAGGAGGGTGATAGAGAGGATATACAGGAGGGTGATAGAGAGGGTAAACAGGAGGGTGATAGGGAGGGTATACAGGAGGGTGATAGAGAGGGTAAACAGGAGGGTGATAGGGAGGGTATACAGGAGGGTGATAGAGAGGGTAAACAGGAGGGTGATAGAGAGGATATACAGGAGGGTGATAGGGAGGGTAAACAGGAGGGTGATAGAGAGGGTAACCAGGAGGGTGATAGAGAGGGTAATACAGGAGGGTGA
- the LOC138319547 gene encoding protein argonaute-2-like — protein sequence MQEGDTEGIQEGDREGIQEGDREGKQEGDREGKQEGEGGYTGGEGIQEGDREGKQEGDREGIQEGDREGKQEGDREGIQEGDREGIQEGDREGIQEGDREGIQEGDREGIQEGDREGIQEGDREGIQEGDREGIQEGDREGIQEGDREGIQEGDTEGIQEGDREGIQEGDREGIQEGDREGIQEGDREGIQEGDREGIQEGDREGIQEGDREGIQEGDREGIQEGDREGIQEGDREGIQEGDREGIQEGDREGIQEGDREGIQEGDREGIQEGDREGIQEGDREGIQEGDREGNRRVIGEGIQEGDREGIQEGDREGIQEGDREGIQEGDREGIQEGDREGIQEGDREGIQEGDREGIQEGDREGITGG from the exons ATGCAGGAGGGTGACACAGAGGGTATACAGGAGGGTGATAGGGAGGGTATACAGGAGGGTGACAGGGAGGGTAAACAGGAGGGTGATAGAGAGGGTAAACAGGAGGGTGAAGGAGGGTATACAGGAGG GGAGGGTATACAGGAGGGTGATAGAGAGGGTAAACAGGAGGGTGATAGGGAGGGTATACAGGAGGGTGATAGGGAGGGTAAACAGGAGGGTGATAGGGAGGGTATACAGGAGGGTGATAGGGAGGGTATACAGGAGGGTGATAGGGAGGGTATACAGGAGGGTGATAGAGAGGGTATACAGGAGGGTGATAGGGAGGGTATACAGGAGGGTGATAGGGAGGGTATACAGGAGGGTGATAGGGAGGGTATACAGGAGGGTGATAGGGAGGGTATACAGGAGGGTGATAGAGAGGGTATACAGGAGGGTGATAGGGAGGGTATACAGGAGGGTGACACAGAGGGTATACAGGAGGGTGATAGGGAGGGTATACAGGAGGGTGATAGGGAGGGTATACAGGAGGGTGATAGGGAGGGTATACAGGAGGGTGATAGGGAGGGTATACAGGAGGGTGATAGAGAGGGTATACAGGAGGGTGATAGGGAGGGTATACAGGAGGGTGATAGGGAGGGTATACAGGAGGGTGATAGGGAGGGTATACAGGAGGGTGATAGGGAGGGTATACAGGAGGGTGATAGGGAGGGTATACAGGAGGGTGATAGGGAGGGTATACAGGAGGGTGATAGGGAGGGTATACAGGAGGGTGACAGGGAGGGTATACAGGAGGGTGATAGGGAGGGTATACAGGAGGGTGATAGGGAGGGTATACAGGAGGGTGACAGGGAGGGTATACAGGAGGGTGATAGGGAGGGTAACAGGAGGGTGATAGGAGAGGGTATACAGGAGGGTGACAGGGAGGGTATACAGGAGGGTGATAGGGAGGGTATACAGGAGGGTGATAGGGAGGGTATACAGGAGGGTGACAGGGAGGGTATACAGGAGGGTGATAGGGAGGGTATACAGGAGGGTGACAGGGAGGGTATACAGGAGGGTGACAGGGAGGGTATACAGGAGGGTGATAGGGAGGGTATAACAGGAGGGTGA